Part of the uncultured Desulfobacter sp. genome, TTCATCACGGTTTAATTTGTTTTCCAGGCTTCGTTGTTGTTTTTGTCTACGGTACTTCAAGGCACGTTCCAAAGAAAGATGAAATTCTTTGGATGAACCACCTTTGGGGATATAATCCCACACCCCTGATTTTATGGCTGTTTCGGCGCCATCCTGATCTTTGCTCCCTGTTATTATAATTATTTCAGGCTGGTTGGGATGTGAATTTATCCGGTCGATGGCCCCAAGGCCGTTCCCGTCCGGAAGGTTTATATCCAGAAAAATTACATCAATCTGCTCAGAAAATAATTGATCAAGTCCTTGCTTCAGGGTTAATTGGAATGATACGATTACATCGTCTTTTGAAAGCGATTCCACGAGCATTTCACAGAGTTGACGGTTGTCGTCAATAATTAAAACCTTCGGCATGTCTTTCCTTATCGTGTTAAAAAGATCCGGCAATCATTCTAATCAGTGAGTACCTGTCGAACCTTGATCAACAGATCCATGTGTCGAAAAGGCTTCTGGATAAAGTGAACGCCTTCATCAAGCCCCCCTTGGCGGGAAATTACATTGTCAGTATACCCGGACATATAAAGGACTCTGATTTGAGGGTCCAGTTCTTTAATCATTAAAAAAACTTCTTTGCCATTGGCCTTAGGCATCACAACGTCGGTGAGCAGAAGATGAATCGCCCCTTGATAAGAAGCCCAAGTTTCAATGGCCTGCCTTCCGTTCGAAGCAGTTAATACATTATACCCTTTTTTTTCCAATATTTCCTTTGCTATATTGCGAGCTTCATCATTATCTTCGGCCAGCAAAATAGTTTCAGAACCATTCAGGTCAGAAACTTTCTGTTTTTTTTCTTTTTTTACCGGAATGCTTTTTGGGGCAACCGGCAGATAAATTTTAAATGTGCTACCTTGGCCCGGCTCGCTATAAACCCATATATTGCCTTTGTGCTGTTTGACGATTCCGTAAACCGTTGCCAGACCTAAACCGGTACCCTTTTCTTCCTTGGTCGAAAAAAAAGGTTCAAATATTTTTTCGATGGTTTTTTCGCCCATACCCACCCCGGTGTCACTGAGACTAAGCTGGATATATTGGCCGGGGGTCACCCCCGGCTTTGCGGACGCATATGATTGGTCAAGTGCTGTCATCCGGGTTTCTATAGTTAAACATCCGCCCTCGGGCATGGCATCTGCTGCATTAACTGACAAATTTAAAAGAATCTGTTCCATCTGGCTAATGTCGGCTTCTATCTGACATAGTCCTTGGGAATCTGTTCCATCTGGCTAATGTCGGCTTCTATCTGACATAGTCCTTGGGTTGTCTTAATGTTTAATTCAATATTTTCTTGAATCGTACGTCTGATAAGCGGCTCGAAATCCGTGATAACATCATTGATATTCACCTGCTTGAACTTGAGCGCCTGCTTGCGGCTGAACGCAAGAAGTTGGTTTACAAGATCCTTTGCACTGTTTCCGGCCTTAAGAATGGCTGACAATCTTTTCCGGCTCAAAGCAGATACGTTCTCTTCGTCAAGAAGCATTTCAGTGTACCCAAGCATGGGGGTGAGTAGATTATTTAGATCATGTGCCACGCCGCCTGCAAGCTGT contains:
- a CDS encoding ATP-binding protein, producing MEQILLNLSVNAADAMPEGGCLTIETRMTALDQSYASAKPGVTPGQYIQLSLSDTGVGMGEKTIEKIFEPFFSTKEEKGTGLGLATVYGIVKQHKGNIWVYSEPGQGSTFKIYLPVAPKSIPVKKEKKQKVSDLNGSETILLAEDNDEARNIAKEILEKKGYNVLTASNGRQAIETWASYQGAIHLLLTDVVMPKANGKEVFLMIKELDPQIRVLYMSGYTDNVISRQGGLDEGVHFIQKPFRHMDLLIKVRQVLTD